The following coding sequences are from one Scomber scombrus chromosome 20, fScoSco1.1, whole genome shotgun sequence window:
- the cd226 gene encoding CD226 antigen, which yields MEVVQKDYWYFVLLVFIPFLKVAIPQSQAAVTVRLEEGMVLDCLCPWGGNLSMVSWTKVPDKDPIAVFHPEFGMAFSYHYRERIEFLRTTTMDGSISMRNVTHQDIGQYHCSVQTFPQGPWTRNIQVEDLDEPPEEEEEDGTEPPTPEVIEADTELEAEQNSNLTLSCNHKHNGTVYQVILERMVHGHPWDIIGVCKKVEGGLVGEDYSDRGRINCADSLDVSLHLTGVAQEDGGFYRCTFNTDAGMRTTTMLLTVPLPGYFSLSTYMIYIYIGAGAAGLILLIIILIVAVRHRKKTRREEYKVKLHPSQRQPNFYENVHVCPRFANRSREISNCPVYANLPAVHPHKTKRQLHNK from the exons ATGGAAGTTGTACAAAAGGACTACTGGTACTTCGTGTTACTCGTCTTCATCCCTTTTCTTAAAG TTGCCATCCCCCAGAGTCAGGCTGCTGTTACAGTTCGTCTGGAGGAAGGGATGGTTCTCGACTGTTTGTGCCCCTGGGGTGGCAACCTCAGCATGGTGTCCTGGACTAAAGTACCAGACAAGGATCCGATAGCTGTTTTCCATCCAGAGTTTGGAATGGCCTTCTCTTACCATTACAGAGAGAGGATAGAATTCCTCAGGACCACTACTATGGATGGAAGTATATCCATGAGGAACGTCACACACCAGGATATTGGGCAATACCACTGTTCTGTTCAGACGTTTCCTCAAGGCCCCTGGACCAGGAACATTCAGGTGGAAGATTTAG ATGAGCCaccagaggaagaagaggaagatggcACAGAGCCCCCGACACCAGAGGTGATTGAGGCAGACACAGAGTTGGAAGCAGAGCAGAACAGCAACCTGACCCTCAGCTGTAACCACAAGCACAATGGTACAGTTTACCAGGTCATTCTGGAGAGGATGGTGCATGGCCATCCCTGGGACATCATTGGAGTGTGTAAGAAGGTGGAAGGGGGGCTGGTAGGTGAGGACTACAGTGACAGGGGCAGGATCAACTGCGCAGATAGCCTGGATGTCAGTCTGCACCTGACAGGTGTGGCACAGGAAGATGGTGGTTTCTACCGCTGTACTTTCAACACAGATGCTGGCATGCGGACCACCACTATGCTGCTCACTGTGCCCCTTCCAG GTTACTTCAGCCTGTCTACTTacatgatatatatttatattggagctggagctgctggaCTGATTTTACTCATTATCATCCTCATAGTAGCAGTGAGGCACAG GAAGAAGACCAGGAGAGAGGAGTACAAAGTGAAGTTGCACCCGTCTCAGAGACAG CCAAACTTCTATGAGAACGTCCATGTGTGTCCCCGTTTCGCAAACAGGTCCAGGGAGATAAGCAATTGCCCAGTGTATGCCAACCTGCCGGCTGTGCATCCACACAAAACCAAACGTCAGCTTCATAACAAATGA